In Luteitalea sp. TBR-22, one genomic interval encodes:
- a CDS encoding sulfite oxidase heme-binding subunit YedZ, with protein sequence MTPRQAKPLIWILCLAPLAWLVYRAVFGGLSPNPIDDITDETGEWALRLLLVSLAVTPVRRLTGWNGVIQWRRLLGLFAFFYVCLHLATYVVLDQFFDPAAIFADVAKRRYITVGVAGFLTLLPLAITSTTGWIRRLGRRWQALHRLAYLAAVCGVVHLLWIVKGKDLSEPMAYGAVLAVLMAVRVVYWVR encoded by the coding sequence GTGACTCCCCGTCAAGCCAAGCCCCTCATCTGGATACTCTGCCTCGCGCCGCTCGCGTGGCTGGTGTATCGCGCCGTGTTCGGGGGGCTCAGCCCCAACCCGATCGACGACATCACCGACGAGACGGGGGAGTGGGCGCTGCGTCTGCTCCTGGTCAGCCTGGCGGTGACGCCCGTTCGTCGCCTCACCGGGTGGAACGGCGTCATCCAGTGGCGCCGCCTGCTGGGGCTGTTCGCGTTCTTCTACGTGTGCCTGCACCTGGCCACGTACGTGGTGCTCGACCAGTTCTTCGATCCCGCGGCCATCTTCGCCGACGTCGCCAAGCGGCGGTACATCACGGTGGGGGTCGCCGGCTTCCTCACGCTGCTGCCACTGGCGATCACCTCCACCACAGGATGGATCCGGCGGCTCGGGCGGCGATGGCAGGCGTTGCACCGCCTGGCCTACCTCGCGGCGGTCTGCGGCGTCGTGCACCTGTTGTGGATCGTCAAGGGGAAGGACCTGAGCGAGCCGATGGCCTACGGCGCGGTGCTCGCCGTGCTCATGGCCGTCCGCGTCGTGTACTGGGTGCGATAA
- a CDS encoding GDSL-type esterase/lipase family protein, translating to MNSPSAWPRFVLALLLCVAMADRAEAQGSSTWFLAEGASNGTFDEDILVGNPSASALTVTVKLLPAPDALITPPGSPLEKTFTLPATGRLTVNIKKEFAALNGAASAQVSAVVKDTSTPADIVVERSMFFPLSGTPYAGGTGASGVTAPATRWILAEGASGVFSTFILIANPGSRAARVTARYLKGDGTSVSEAITVEAGNRATLWPSANPRLADQGFSTVVESDQPVVAERAMYFDDFRSGHDALGVTEGRRSWYFAEGFTGGSATTAFETFLLIGNDNAQPATVTATYFRDSGAPVTRTYTVLARSRFNIWTDQERADDGTLLLPSTAFSVRIDSSIPIVAERAVYWGAPAADDPTTPTFPWKEGHVVAGIARPEVKWAFAEGRQGDDPGGVSFDSFFLLVNPNASDIDVKATFATEDGSGVTATVKVPANTRTNIWPAVTGNPETDQKFALLQGRRFAVFLESVGAAPQPFVAERAMYWSGFVGGHANAGTPWTGPISEPAAAPADVQVTGMTPTSGRLTGGTLVTITGQNFGPAPQVSFGGQAVAATVNPAGTEISFTVPVRTATTGYGTAGPTAVTLASQGRFVRAPSFTRYLTILAFGDSLTWGQYTNYVPGTTQKISGQVARPYPRELKNLLAANPQFGPYALVTNAGWPGEYVTTSGGNSSPGGAVRAARCTAGQQNCFYPTNPDPRDYFAPFDVALFLEGVNDLNANTPTSLVVSYMRNMVIDAKAKGAQVVLELFQSYGNDIFGNPSTTPSQVTDYNNRLEALAAEQQVLRERYPGIDMGPDGLHPNQAGYDEMAAIAYNKVIDIFRRCGAAGCS from the coding sequence ATGAATTCGCCGTCAGCCTGGCCCCGGTTCGTGCTCGCGCTCCTCCTGTGCGTGGCGATGGCGGACCGGGCGGAGGCCCAGGGGTCCAGCACGTGGTTCCTGGCCGAGGGCGCCAGCAACGGCACGTTCGACGAGGACATCCTGGTCGGCAATCCGTCGGCAAGTGCGTTGACCGTCACGGTCAAGCTGCTCCCGGCCCCCGATGCCCTGATCACGCCTCCCGGCAGCCCGCTGGAGAAGACCTTCACCCTGCCGGCGACCGGTCGCCTCACGGTCAACATCAAGAAGGAGTTCGCGGCACTCAATGGCGCGGCCTCGGCCCAGGTCTCCGCAGTGGTGAAGGACACCAGCACGCCGGCCGACATCGTCGTCGAGCGGTCGATGTTCTTCCCGCTCAGCGGCACCCCCTACGCCGGTGGCACCGGCGCCAGCGGCGTGACCGCGCCGGCCACGCGCTGGATCCTTGCCGAGGGCGCCTCGGGCGTCTTCAGCACGTTCATCCTCATCGCCAACCCCGGCAGTCGAGCCGCGAGGGTCACGGCGCGCTACCTCAAGGGCGACGGGACCAGCGTCTCCGAGGCGATCACGGTGGAGGCGGGCAATCGCGCCACGCTCTGGCCCAGCGCCAATCCGAGGCTCGCCGACCAGGGCTTCTCGACCGTCGTGGAGTCGGACCAGCCGGTCGTCGCCGAGCGGGCGATGTACTTCGACGACTTCCGCAGCGGCCACGACGCGCTCGGCGTCACCGAGGGACGCCGCAGCTGGTACTTCGCAGAAGGGTTCACGGGCGGAAGCGCGACGACCGCGTTCGAGACGTTCCTGCTCATCGGCAACGACAACGCGCAGCCGGCGACGGTGACGGCCACCTACTTCCGCGACAGCGGCGCGCCGGTGACGCGCACCTACACCGTCCTGGCGCGGAGTCGCTTCAACATCTGGACCGACCAGGAGCGGGCCGACGACGGGACGCTGCTGTTGCCGTCGACGGCATTCTCGGTGCGCATCGACAGCTCGATCCCGATCGTCGCCGAACGCGCCGTCTACTGGGGCGCGCCCGCCGCCGACGATCCCACGACGCCGACGTTCCCGTGGAAGGAAGGGCACGTCGTGGCCGGCATCGCGCGGCCCGAGGTCAAGTGGGCCTTCGCCGAGGGCCGACAGGGTGACGATCCCGGCGGCGTCAGCTTCGACAGCTTCTTCCTGCTGGTGAACCCGAACGCGAGCGACATCGACGTGAAGGCGACGTTCGCCACCGAGGACGGCAGCGGCGTCACCGCGACGGTGAAGGTCCCGGCCAACACGCGCACCAACATCTGGCCGGCCGTGACCGGCAACCCCGAGACCGACCAGAAGTTCGCGCTGCTGCAGGGCCGGCGCTTCGCCGTCTTCCTGGAGAGCGTCGGCGCGGCGCCGCAGCCGTTCGTCGCCGAGCGCGCGATGTACTGGAGCGGCTTCGTCGGCGGCCACGCCAACGCCGGGACGCCGTGGACCGGCCCCATCAGCGAGCCGGCGGCCGCCCCGGCCGACGTGCAGGTGACCGGGATGACGCCGACGTCAGGGCGACTGACCGGCGGCACCCTCGTCACCATCACGGGGCAGAACTTCGGCCCCGCGCCGCAGGTCTCCTTCGGCGGACAGGCGGTGGCGGCGACCGTGAATCCGGCCGGCACCGAGATCTCGTTCACCGTGCCCGTGCGCACCGCGACGACCGGCTACGGCACGGCGGGCCCGACGGCGGTGACGCTGGCCAGTCAGGGCCGCTTCGTGAGGGCGCCATCGTTCACGCGCTACCTGACGATCCTCGCCTTCGGCGACAGCCTCACGTGGGGGCAGTACACCAACTACGTGCCTGGCACGACGCAGAAGATCTCGGGACAGGTCGCCCGGCCCTATCCGCGCGAGCTGAAGAACCTGCTGGCCGCCAACCCGCAGTTCGGCCCGTATGCGCTGGTGACCAATGCCGGGTGGCCGGGCGAGTACGTCACCACCAGCGGCGGCAACAGCAGCCCGGGCGGCGCCGTGCGCGCAGCCCGGTGCACGGCCGGCCAGCAGAACTGCTTCTACCCGACCAATCCCGACCCGCGCGACTACTTCGCGCCCTTCGACGTGGCGTTGTTCCTCGAGGGCGTCAACGACCTCAACGCCAACACGCCGACGTCACTGGTCGTCTCCTACATGAGGAACATGGTGATCGACGCCAAGGCGAAGGGCGCGCAGGTGGTGCTGGAGCTGTTCCAGTCCTACGGCAACGACATCTTCGGCAACCCGTCCACGACGCCGTCGCAGGTCACCGACTACAACAACCGGCTGGAGGCGCTGGCCGCGGAACAGCAGGTATTGCGCGAGCGCTATCCCGGGATCGACATGGGCCCCGACGGGCTGCACCCGAACCAGGCCGGCTACGACGAGATGGCGGCGATTGCCTACAACAAGGTGATCGACATCTTCCGTCGCTGCGGCGCGGCCGGGTGTTCGTAG
- a CDS encoding GDSL-type esterase/lipase family protein: MLRVAALFVSLLVVVVPVAAQDASRWFLAEGASNAVLEEEILVANPTALTLAVTVRLLPDASAVIAPGAVLSKTFPLGPTSRLTVRVAQELPGLNGAASAEVSATVANSTTPADIVVERSMYFPDGTRLGAHNASGVTQAEPRWILAEGASGAFSTFILVANPNTSSTTVRVRYLKSTGEVITFTQALPPSSRTTFWPQNDYPTQLGSAEFSTVVESLEAGEDIVAERAMYFDPSTTGSGFARSGHDALGVPEASNTWYFAEGFTGGNATTAFETFLLLANPSDAASTATVTYQLDSGQTVARTYPLGPNQRLTIWVDQEGREADARLKAASFGMTVTATRPIVAERAMYWGTPSAADPSTPTFPWREGHATAGSTVLSPKWAFAEGRDGVDAGNRPYSTFFLLSNPSNADVTVKATFMAEDGGGLTSTVVVPARGRANIWPTAALPEFAALANRRFATFLESTGGASFVAERAVYLYADFASGHVNMGTPWTGAIVSPSRAPGAVTVTGYTPREMRLSGGELITITGTGFAGTPEVTVDGLAATIQSATATQITALAPLRTALTGFGTLAASTIRLTTAGTTQTVGTFTRRFRVLAMGDSMTYGTIVEYAPPVPPSTTPTRLPAYQAALPYPAGLQGLLRADARFGSGATVDNEGYSGECVTTVGCSSNTTRGVDRIVTLVAAKKYDVVVILEGFNDQNATVFTGTTIANGLRTMGRAARDSGATVVMGRIHVMRSDLWSAIATMATEEKFLRVDFDTRVEIGEDGVHPTQNGYDQMASFVYGAIKAAIK; this comes from the coding sequence ATGCTTCGAGTCGCCGCGCTGTTCGTCTCCCTGTTGGTCGTGGTCGTGCCGGTGGCAGCCCAGGACGCCTCGCGCTGGTTCCTGGCCGAGGGCGCCAGCAACGCCGTGCTCGAGGAGGAAATCCTCGTCGCCAACCCGACCGCCTTGACGCTGGCCGTCACCGTGCGCCTGCTGCCCGACGCCAGCGCCGTCATCGCGCCGGGCGCCGTGTTGAGCAAGACGTTCCCCCTCGGCCCGACCAGCCGCCTCACGGTGCGGGTGGCGCAGGAGCTTCCGGGTCTGAACGGCGCCGCCTCTGCCGAGGTGTCGGCAACCGTCGCCAACTCGACGACCCCGGCCGACATCGTCGTCGAGCGCTCGATGTACTTCCCCGACGGCACGCGCCTCGGCGCGCACAACGCGAGCGGCGTCACGCAGGCCGAACCCCGCTGGATCCTCGCCGAGGGTGCGAGCGGCGCGTTCAGCACGTTCATCCTCGTGGCCAACCCCAACACCTCGTCGACCACCGTCCGCGTCAGGTATCTCAAGAGCACCGGCGAGGTGATCACGTTCACCCAGGCGCTCCCACCGAGCAGTCGGACGACCTTCTGGCCGCAGAACGACTACCCCACCCAGCTCGGGTCGGCCGAGTTCTCCACGGTGGTCGAGAGCCTCGAGGCCGGCGAGGACATCGTCGCGGAACGCGCGATGTACTTCGATCCGTCGACGACCGGCAGCGGCTTCGCCCGCAGTGGTCACGATGCGCTGGGGGTCCCCGAGGCGAGCAACACCTGGTACTTCGCCGAAGGCTTCACCGGCGGCAACGCGACGACGGCCTTCGAGACGTTCTTGCTGCTGGCCAACCCCAGCGACGCCGCGTCCACGGCCACGGTCACCTACCAGCTGGACTCCGGGCAGACCGTCGCACGCACGTACCCGCTCGGCCCCAACCAGCGACTCACCATCTGGGTGGATCAGGAAGGCCGCGAGGCGGACGCGCGGCTCAAGGCGGCCTCGTTCGGCATGACGGTCACCGCGACCCGGCCGATCGTCGCCGAGCGCGCCATGTACTGGGGCACGCCCTCGGCGGCCGACCCGTCCACGCCGACGTTCCCGTGGCGCGAAGGGCACGCGACGGCCGGATCCACCGTGCTGTCGCCGAAGTGGGCCTTTGCGGAGGGCCGCGACGGCGTCGACGCCGGCAATCGTCCGTACAGCACGTTCTTCCTGCTGTCCAACCCCTCGAACGCCGACGTCACCGTCAAGGCCACCTTCATGGCCGAGGACGGCGGCGGCCTCACGAGCACGGTGGTCGTCCCGGCGCGCGGCCGCGCCAACATCTGGCCGACGGCGGCCCTGCCGGAGTTCGCGGCGCTGGCCAATCGCCGCTTCGCGACGTTCCTCGAGAGCACGGGAGGCGCATCGTTCGTCGCCGAGCGTGCCGTGTACCTCTACGCCGACTTCGCCAGCGGCCACGTCAACATGGGGACGCCGTGGACCGGCGCAATCGTCAGCCCCTCGCGGGCACCGGGCGCGGTCACGGTGACCGGCTACACGCCCAGGGAGATGCGCCTCAGCGGCGGCGAGCTGATCACCATCACCGGCACGGGGTTCGCCGGCACGCCCGAGGTCACTGTGGATGGGCTGGCGGCGACGATCCAGTCGGCGACCGCCACGCAGATCACGGCGCTCGCGCCGCTGCGCACGGCGCTCACCGGCTTCGGCACGCTCGCGGCGAGCACCATCCGCCTGACGACCGCCGGCACGACGCAGACGGTCGGCACGTTCACGCGCCGGTTCCGGGTGCTGGCGATGGGCGACAGCATGACGTACGGCACGATCGTCGAGTACGCCCCGCCCGTGCCGCCGTCCACGACCCCGACCAGACTCCCCGCGTACCAGGCGGCGCTCCCCTACCCGGCGGGCCTGCAGGGCCTGCTCCGCGCCGACGCGCGGTTCGGGAGCGGCGCGACGGTCGACAACGAAGGCTATTCCGGGGAGTGCGTCACTACGGTCGGGTGCTCGAGCAATACCACCCGCGGCGTCGACCGGATCGTCACGCTGGTGGCCGCGAAGAAGTACGACGTCGTCGTGATTCTCGAGGGCTTCAACGACCAGAACGCAACGGTCTTCACCGGCACCACCATCGCCAACGGACTCCGAACGATGGGGCGCGCGGCGCGCGACTCCGGCGCCACCGTGGTGATGGGCCGCATCCACGTCATGCGCAGTGACCTCTGGTCTGCCATCGCCACAATGGCCACCGAGGAGAAGTTCCTGCGCGTGGACTTCGACACCCGCGTCGAGATCGGCGAGGACGGCGTGCACCCGACCCAGAACGGCTACGACCAGATGGCCAGCTTCGTCTACGGGGCCATCAAGGCGGCCATCAAGTAG
- a CDS encoding IPT/TIG domain-containing protein, which translates to MTWFRGAALAALALLATVPHAFAQGASTWFLAEGANNSTFTEEILVGNPSSQALTVTVTLLPQADAQAPTLTKSFPLAASSRLTVRLGSDFNLNGSASARVTAVVANTTTPADIVVERTMYFQGATQPGSHNASGVTQDGLSETWTLAEGTGGVFETFVLVANPNATPTEVRATYLTGTGQSFTTTQTAPANSRVTFYPRGEHVALGSADFSTVIESLTPGSEVIAERAMYFDAFKSGHDALGVTSPSTTWLFAEGNTAGNGSIAFETFLLLANTNNTATIATVDYLLDSGQVVTINYPLQPRQRTTVWVDQEGRAVDARLKAAAFGMRVTATQPIVAERALYWGTPLASDPTWAPFPWREGHATAGVTAAQAKWAFAEGQQGVFGTSATTFNTFMLLANPNGTPIKVQATFVREDGKGIVRSLCVPANSRANIWTADFVELSGQRFATFLESIASADPACPASAGATFVAERAVYSGDGFLAGHVNVGTPWTGTIATPPVAPAFAITEVSPSIGRISGGQAVTIRGGGFQQGAKVYFDNAAWTADRNANTVLADVDQGQSVVVSQDGSTITLLTPARDFYNGYQTAGPTTVRVVNPDGSSTTLTNGFTFRLNLLAFGDEHVLGGGLATPWPKSLENRLKAYQKDLYTTSGSAAQSPTGQKVLQFGEYVKVTNAGVANECTSATGPGCTGTAGSARFPSLADQVKAANLSDEFDGVIFATGVNDVEAGISVNSVANALRSMVTSAKNRKITIFMTKWEETAIGSLDSTSVKALGDAIWGVTTDTSLGAEIYRQSLFRVQTSGGTPTQSGADQVSSDLLTKVAREFPLQPCDRRNDKPGKGCPLNP; encoded by the coding sequence ATGACCTGGTTCCGTGGCGCCGCTCTGGCGGCCCTCGCCCTCCTGGCCACCGTGCCGCACGCGTTCGCGCAAGGCGCGTCGACGTGGTTCCTGGCCGAGGGCGCCAACAACAGCACCTTCACCGAGGAGATTCTCGTCGGCAACCCGTCCTCGCAGGCGCTCACGGTGACCGTCACCCTGCTGCCGCAGGCCGACGCGCAGGCCCCGACCCTGACCAAGTCGTTCCCGCTCGCGGCCTCGTCGCGGCTCACGGTGCGCCTCGGGTCCGACTTCAACCTCAACGGCAGCGCCTCGGCCCGCGTGACGGCCGTCGTGGCCAACACCACGACCCCGGCCGACATCGTCGTCGAGCGCACGATGTACTTCCAGGGCGCCACGCAGCCCGGCTCGCACAACGCCAGCGGCGTCACCCAGGACGGCCTCTCCGAGACCTGGACCCTGGCCGAGGGCACCGGCGGGGTGTTCGAGACCTTCGTCCTGGTGGCCAACCCGAACGCCACCCCGACCGAGGTGCGCGCCACGTACCTCACCGGTACCGGCCAGTCGTTCACCACCACCCAGACGGCGCCGGCCAACTCGCGCGTCACCTTCTACCCGCGCGGCGAGCACGTCGCCCTCGGATCGGCAGACTTCTCGACGGTGATCGAGTCGCTCACGCCCGGCAGCGAGGTGATCGCCGAGCGCGCGATGTACTTCGACGCCTTCAAGAGCGGCCACGATGCCCTGGGCGTGACCAGCCCGAGCACCACCTGGCTCTTCGCCGAGGGCAACACCGCCGGAAACGGCTCGATCGCCTTCGAGACCTTCCTGCTGCTGGCCAACACCAACAACACGGCCACCATCGCGACGGTGGACTACCTGCTCGACAGCGGCCAGGTGGTGACGATCAACTACCCGCTGCAGCCCCGTCAGCGCACTACCGTGTGGGTGGACCAGGAAGGCCGCGCCGTCGACGCCCGCCTCAAGGCGGCCGCCTTCGGCATGCGCGTCACGGCGACCCAGCCAATCGTGGCCGAGCGCGCGCTGTACTGGGGCACCCCGTTGGCCTCGGACCCGACCTGGGCACCGTTCCCCTGGCGTGAAGGCCATGCGACGGCCGGCGTGACGGCCGCGCAGGCCAAGTGGGCGTTCGCCGAGGGACAGCAGGGCGTCTTCGGCACGAGCGCGACGACGTTCAACACGTTCATGCTGCTGGCCAACCCCAACGGCACGCCGATCAAGGTGCAGGCGACGTTCGTCCGTGAAGACGGCAAGGGCATCGTGCGCTCGCTGTGCGTGCCGGCCAACTCGCGCGCCAACATCTGGACGGCCGACTTCGTGGAGTTGTCGGGCCAGCGCTTCGCCACCTTCCTCGAGTCGATTGCCAGTGCCGATCCCGCCTGCCCGGCGAGCGCTGGCGCGACGTTCGTGGCCGAGCGCGCCGTGTACTCGGGCGACGGCTTCCTGGCCGGTCACGTGAACGTCGGCACGCCGTGGACGGGCACCATCGCCACGCCGCCGGTGGCCCCGGCCTTCGCCATCACCGAGGTGTCGCCGTCGATCGGCCGCATCAGCGGTGGCCAGGCGGTCACGATTCGCGGCGGCGGCTTCCAGCAGGGCGCGAAGGTGTACTTCGACAACGCGGCCTGGACCGCCGATCGGAACGCCAACACGGTGCTCGCCGACGTCGACCAGGGCCAGAGCGTCGTCGTGTCGCAGGACGGCTCGACCATCACTCTGCTCACGCCGGCGCGCGACTTCTACAACGGCTACCAGACGGCCGGCCCGACCACCGTGCGCGTGGTCAACCCCGACGGCAGCAGCACGACGCTGACCAACGGCTTCACGTTCCGGCTGAACCTGCTCGCCTTCGGTGACGAGCACGTGCTCGGCGGCGGCCTCGCGACGCCATGGCCGAAGAGCCTCGAGAACCGGCTCAAGGCGTACCAGAAGGACCTCTACACGACGAGCGGCAGCGCCGCGCAGTCGCCGACCGGCCAGAAGGTGCTGCAGTTCGGCGAGTACGTGAAGGTGACCAACGCCGGCGTCGCCAACGAGTGCACCTCGGCCACCGGTCCCGGCTGCACCGGCACGGCGGGCTCGGCGCGCTTCCCGTCGCTGGCCGACCAGGTGAAGGCCGCCAACCTGTCCGACGAGTTCGATGGCGTCATCTTCGCCACGGGCGTCAACGACGTCGAGGCGGGCATCTCGGTCAACAGCGTGGCCAACGCCCTGCGCAGCATGGTGACCAGCGCCAAGAACCGCAAGATCACCATCTTCATGACCAAGTGGGAAGAGACCGCCATCGGCAGCCTCGACTCGACGTCGGTGAAGGCTCTGGGCGACGCGATCTGGGGCGTGACCACCGACACGTCGCTCGGCGCGGAGATCTATCGGCAGTCGCTGTTCCGGGTGCAGACCTCGGGCGGCACTCCCACGCAGTCGGGCGCCGACCAGGTGTCGAGCGACCTGCTCACCAAGGTCGCCCGCGAGTTCCCGCTGCAGCCCTGCGACCGCCGCAACGACAAGCCGGGCAAGGGCTGCCCGCTGAACCCGTAA
- a CDS encoding BACON domain-containing carbohydrate-binding protein, with amino-acid sequence MSPLPRTPRPSLAALSALACATWLACAPSPALAATLKARTDAEEIAAADRIVRGRVESVRTERRAGSGAIETVARVRVVDDYTGGTDRVIEIRELGGTVGDTTLVVPGAARFLVGDDIVALVERKAGGWRPSAMGRSIFGVRQSAAGTELVRQDTDEPLVGAATPGPGRRSLASFDAAVRAVRRQAPTRLSSPGVAPSIGEVAAVMPTVEGFRLLGNMRWHEADSGLPVTWYRNTLTAPPLDSGNSEAELGQAMAAWTNPASASITLVYGGTRVVAANATLNCGAPPVPGGGLITYEDPDDDITTSGVIAIGGACSGSPTRIVNGTTFSRITYGFVIFTTKAEMAPLGQSLFLARVAEHEVGHAIGLGHTPTDGSVANATSNIMYPSCCQTVTPVPPAIGPDDLAGLQFIYPVDSGSGGSCTYDVTPSVQSIGYGGGVVTPFSVNTGSACTWSVASTASWLTLSGPATRTGPGTISYVAAANNGTARGAAVTIAGKGVTVQQEASPVIAPTDTDNDGLPDAWEIQAGLNPAVGTGADGATGDPDGDGLTNLQEYQRRLHPRGVVQRYLAEGVQNTFFATRIALVNPSATVTAYVQLRFATPPDADGVVTTTEHWVTIAPRRRATLDVGTVAGVRDSFATTIESSTLVVADRTVSWDGTGYGSHAESATEAPRTTWYFAEGATMAGFNTFYLLLNPGTAAAETTITYLRAGRAPRTKSYTVAPGARLTVWVDMERWSDGDSLEAAEVSARIDASAPIIAERAMYLDRNGQVFTAGHDSVALTAPAERWLLAEGATGSYFDLFILLANPSSQDANVRLRFLLGDGTVIEHREMVPAMARGTVWVDALGRDATLIARNPDYARLADTAVSTDVIVDNGVGILVERSMWWPGDSSTWGEAHNSGGVTAPALRWALAEGEVGGARNTKTYVLVSNPSGTSATITVTMVSETGAPEQQVYTVGANSRFNIALGDAGFFPSALGKRVGLLVESSAVPIVVERAMYSDAGGQQWAAGTNAVATKLP; translated from the coding sequence ATGTCCCCGCTTCCCCGGACGCCACGTCCCTCGCTCGCTGCCCTCTCTGCGCTGGCCTGCGCCACATGGCTGGCGTGCGCACCGTCACCTGCGCTTGCCGCCACCCTCAAGGCACGTACCGACGCCGAGGAGATTGCCGCCGCTGACCGCATCGTGCGCGGACGGGTCGAGTCGGTCCGCACCGAACGCCGCGCCGGGTCGGGCGCCATCGAGACGGTGGCGCGTGTCCGCGTGGTCGACGACTACACGGGCGGCACCGATCGGGTCATCGAGATCCGTGAACTCGGGGGCACCGTCGGCGACACCACGTTGGTGGTCCCCGGCGCCGCGCGGTTCCTCGTGGGTGACGACATCGTCGCCCTCGTCGAGCGCAAGGCGGGCGGGTGGCGTCCGTCGGCGATGGGGCGTTCGATCTTCGGCGTGCGCCAGTCGGCCGCCGGCACCGAACTGGTACGCCAGGACACCGACGAACCCCTCGTCGGTGCGGCGACGCCGGGACCCGGCCGTCGGTCGCTGGCCAGTTTCGACGCCGCCGTCCGGGCAGTGCGCCGGCAGGCGCCGACGCGGCTGTCTTCTCCCGGCGTCGCCCCTTCCATCGGCGAGGTGGCCGCCGTGATGCCGACCGTGGAAGGCTTCCGCCTCCTCGGCAACATGCGCTGGCACGAGGCCGACAGCGGCCTGCCGGTGACCTGGTACCGCAACACGCTGACCGCGCCACCGCTGGACTCGGGCAACAGCGAGGCCGAACTCGGGCAGGCGATGGCCGCCTGGACCAACCCCGCGTCCGCTTCGATCACCCTGGTGTACGGCGGCACGCGGGTGGTGGCCGCCAACGCGACGCTGAACTGCGGCGCGCCGCCGGTCCCCGGCGGCGGCCTGATCACCTACGAGGATCCTGACGACGACATCACCACGAGCGGCGTGATCGCCATCGGCGGCGCGTGCTCGGGCAGCCCCACCAGGATCGTCAACGGCACCACCTTCTCCAGGATCACCTACGGGTTCGTGATCTTCACGACGAAGGCGGAGATGGCGCCCCTGGGTCAGTCCCTGTTCCTGGCGCGGGTTGCCGAGCACGAGGTCGGGCACGCCATCGGCCTTGGCCACACGCCGACCGATGGCTCGGTCGCCAACGCGACCAGCAACATCATGTACCCCTCGTGCTGCCAGACGGTGACGCCGGTGCCGCCGGCGATCGGCCCCGACGACCTCGCCGGGCTGCAGTTCATCTACCCGGTCGACAGTGGCAGCGGCGGGTCGTGCACGTACGACGTGACGCCGTCGGTCCAGTCGATCGGCTACGGCGGCGGCGTGGTGACGCCGTTCTCGGTCAACACCGGCAGCGCCTGCACGTGGAGCGTGGCGAGCACGGCGTCCTGGCTCACGCTGTCGGGGCCGGCCACCCGCACAGGACCGGGCACCATCAGTTACGTGGCGGCGGCCAACAACGGCACGGCGCGCGGCGCCGCGGTGACCATCGCCGGCAAGGGCGTGACCGTGCAGCAGGAGGCCTCGCCGGTGATCGCCCCGACCGACACCGACAACGACGGCCTGCCGGACGCCTGGGAGATTCAGGCCGGGCTGAATCCTGCGGTCGGGACCGGCGCCGACGGCGCGACCGGCGACCCCGACGGCGACGGACTCACCAACCTGCAGGAGTACCAGCGTCGCCTGCATCCGCGCGGCGTCGTCCAGCGGTACCTCGCCGAAGGGGTGCAGAACACGTTCTTCGCGACGCGCATCGCGCTGGTCAACCCGAGCGCGACCGTGACGGCCTACGTGCAGCTCCGCTTCGCGACGCCGCCCGATGCCGACGGCGTGGTGACCACGACCGAGCACTGGGTGACGATCGCGCCGCGCCGGCGGGCGACGCTGGACGTCGGCACGGTGGCCGGGGTGCGCGACTCGTTCGCCACGACGATCGAGTCGAGCACGCTGGTGGTCGCCGACCGCACGGTCAGCTGGGATGGCACCGGCTACGGCAGCCACGCCGAGAGCGCCACCGAGGCGCCGCGCACCACCTGGTACTTCGCCGAAGGCGCGACGATGGCCGGCTTCAACACGTTCTACCTGCTGTTGAACCCGGGTACGGCAGCCGCCGAGACGACGATCACGTACCTGCGCGCCGGTCGTGCCCCGCGGACCAAGTCCTACACCGTGGCGCCGGGGGCCCGCCTGACGGTCTGGGTGGACATGGAGCGCTGGTCCGACGGTGACTCGCTCGAGGCCGCCGAAGTCTCGGCGCGGATCGACGCCTCGGCGCCGATCATCGCCGAGCGGGCCATGTACCTCGATCGCAACGGCCAGGTGTTCACGGCGGGCCACGACAGCGTCGCCCTGACGGCGCCGGCCGAGCGCTGGCTGCTCGCCGAGGGCGCCACGGGCAGCTACTTCGACCTCTTCATCCTGCTCGCCAACCCGTCGAGCCAGGACGCCAACGTGCGTCTCCGGTTCCTGCTCGGCGACGGCACCGTCATCGAGCACCGGGAAATGGTGCCGGCGATGGCGCGTGGCACGGTCTGGGTCGACGCCCTCGGTCGCGATGCGACCCTGATCGCCCGCAACCCGGACTACGCACGGTTGGCCGACACCGCGGTCTCGACCGACGTGATCGTCGACAACGGCGTCGGCATCCTGGTGGAGCGGTCGATGTGGTGGCCGGGGGATTCGAGCACATGGGGCGAGGCGCACAACAGCGGCGGCGTGACGGCCCCGGCGTTAAGGTGGGCTCTGGCCGAGGGGGAAGTGGGCGGCGCGCGCAACACCAAGACCTACGTGCTGGTGAGCAACCCGTCGGGCACCAGCGCGACCATCACGGTGACGATGGTGTCGGAGACCGGCGCGCCCGAGCAGCAGGTCTACACGGTGGGCGCCAACAGCCGCTTCAACATCGCCCTGGGCGACGCGGGATTCTTCCCCAGTGCTCTCGGCAAGCGGGTCGGCCTGCTCGTCGAGAGCAGCGCCGTGCCGATCGTCGTCGAGCGCGCGATGTACAGCGACGCGGGCGGGCAGCAGTGGGCGGCGGGCACCAATGCGGTGGCGACCAAGCTGCCCTAG